The following proteins are co-located in the Fluviicola sp. genome:
- a CDS encoding AraC family transcriptional regulator, whose translation MNIVSLPHPNNFLVVEPLNYPNPYDFSIPHRHDYFEIILVREGGGEQQIDFTQTGLRSNNVYTVYPGQIHHLKRETAEGLILQFRKDIFDFIFPIKYHYLYFPNAGVQLEAGTFEHLYEITQSILNLTKEPQLSPLSIHKSYSYLQIVLITLIEQHQLHAKNNAGSFGGEFLQLLGQHIQEKRKVADYAEFMNLSTDRLTALCKETFGTTPLRLIHESLILEIKRLMVSGDLTLKEIAFELNFDSTANFSSFVKTATTFTPSELQEQLKKSLIP comes from the coding sequence ATGAATATTGTAAGTCTTCCGCATCCGAATAATTTCCTGGTAGTTGAACCTTTGAACTATCCAAATCCTTACGATTTCAGTATTCCGCACCGGCACGATTATTTTGAAATTATTCTCGTTCGCGAAGGAGGAGGGGAACAGCAGATCGATTTTACACAAACCGGTTTGCGGTCAAACAATGTTTATACTGTTTATCCCGGACAAATCCATCACCTGAAACGGGAAACAGCAGAAGGACTCATCCTGCAATTCCGAAAAGATATTTTCGATTTTATCTTTCCCATCAAATACCATTACCTGTATTTCCCGAATGCAGGCGTGCAATTGGAAGCAGGTACTTTTGAGCATTTGTATGAGATCACTCAAAGTATTTTAAATCTCACCAAAGAACCGCAATTGTCACCACTTTCCATCCATAAGTCATACAGTTACCTGCAAATCGTGCTGATAACACTTATCGAACAGCACCAGTTGCATGCTAAGAATAATGCAGGAAGTTTCGGTGGAGAATTCCTGCAACTGCTGGGGCAGCATATCCAGGAGAAAAGAAAAGTAGCCGATTATGCGGAATTCATGAACCTGAGTACCGACCGCCTGACCGCTTTGTGTAAGGAAACCTTCGGAACAACGCCTTTGAGGTTGATACACGAGTCATTGATACTGGAAATAAAACGCCTGATGGTTTCCGGGGATCTGACTTTAAAGGAAATTGCCTTCGAACTGAATTTCGACAGCACGGCCAATTTTAGTTCGTTTGTCAAAACAGCCACCACTTTTACACCTTCGGAACTGCAGGAACAATTAAAAAAGAGCCTGATTCCCTAA
- a CDS encoding metalloregulator ArsR/SmtB family transcription factor — translation METRRDIFQAIADPTRRAIIALIALQAMTPNALAEHFDSTRQAVSKHLRILSECDLIAQKQQGREIYYSLEVNKMKEIDQWLEQFRAIWETQFNQLDEVLEKMKKQRDEK, via the coding sequence ATGGAAACACGAAGAGATATCTTTCAGGCAATAGCGGATCCCACCAGACGGGCAATTATTGCACTGATTGCACTGCAGGCAATGACCCCGAATGCACTAGCAGAACATTTTGACTCTACGCGCCAGGCTGTGTCCAAACACCTGCGCATTTTGTCGGAATGTGACCTGATCGCTCAAAAACAACAAGGCCGGGAAATTTATTATTCACTGGAGGTGAACAAGATGAAAGAGATCGATCAGTGGCTGGAGCAATTTCGTGCTATTTGGGAAACTCAGTTCAATCAATTGGATGAGGTATTGGAAAAAATGAAAAAGCAAAGAGATGAAAAATGA
- a CDS encoding SRPBCC domain-containing protein, with the protein MKNELIFDFAVDKENQTITVKREFDADLELVWEAWTTPEFLEKWIAPKPWKAETKTMDFREGGHWHYAMVSPQGEKHWTRYDYQIIESRKRIVELRGFSNEAGTINPDFPRTECTNLFRESDGRTYVEIKAVYGNLEVLEYLVKNGFKEGMSASLANLDELLETFKQ; encoded by the coding sequence ATGAAAAATGAACTGATATTTGACTTTGCAGTCGACAAGGAGAACCAAACAATTACCGTAAAACGCGAGTTTGACGCAGACCTGGAATTGGTTTGGGAAGCCTGGACAACTCCGGAATTCCTGGAGAAATGGATTGCTCCCAAACCGTGGAAGGCGGAAACCAAAACCATGGATTTCCGGGAAGGTGGTCATTGGCATTACGCGATGGTGAGCCCGCAGGGAGAAAAACACTGGACGCGTTACGATTACCAAATCATAGAATCTCGGAAAAGGATTGTGGAACTGAGAGGTTTCAGCAATGAAGCAGGAACAATTAATCCGGATTTTCCACGAACCGAGTGCACGAATCTTTTCAGGGAGTCTGATGGCCGTACATATGTTGAAATCAAAGCAGTCTATGGAAACCTTGAAGTACTGGAATACCTGGTGAAAAACGGTTTCAAAGAAGGCATGTCGGCAAGTCTCGCTAACCTGGACGAATTATTGGAAACATTCAAGCAATGA
- a CDS encoding carboxypeptidase-like regulatory domain-containing protein, whose protein sequence is MASIPRPKHCGQNWLDMAPVPGGRICAQCEKKIVDFSKSSWAEIEKQQKEHNNSLCGMYHPKQLENWGREIPKSGNSLLKAAAITGITVSIATTSYGQNHSDSLVIEGRVIDKETGEELPFAIVRLKSNSLKTATDMDGNFRLVLKNVPSTSMPDTLEIDCVGYPKEELVFRDLKKLEDPQNDVPLKNGKLDIMLHSESEITTFYVHMPSRKERMKRKIRSWFGK, encoded by the coding sequence ATGGCATCAATTCCAAGACCGAAACATTGCGGACAAAACTGGCTCGATATGGCTCCGGTTCCCGGTGGCCGTATTTGCGCACAATGTGAGAAAAAAATCGTAGACTTTTCAAAATCCAGCTGGGCTGAAATTGAAAAACAGCAAAAAGAGCACAACAACAGCCTGTGCGGCATGTACCATCCCAAACAGTTGGAGAATTGGGGGAGGGAAATCCCTAAATCCGGGAATTCATTGTTAAAAGCGGCGGCAATTACCGGAATAACTGTTTCTATTGCCACAACTTCCTATGGACAAAACCATTCAGATAGTTTAGTCATTGAAGGAAGAGTGATCGATAAGGAAACCGGCGAAGAATTGCCGTTTGCGATTGTCCGGTTAAAAAGCAATTCCTTGAAAACAGCGACTGATATGGATGGGAATTTCAGGTTGGTTTTAAAAAATGTTCCGTCAACTTCGATGCCCGATACCCTGGAAATTGATTGTGTCGGTTATCCGAAAGAGGAACTTGTATTTAGGGATTTAAAAAAACTGGAGGATCCTCAAAATGACGTTCCGCTGAAAAATGGAAAATTGGATATAATGCTCCATTCAGAAAGTGAAATCACCACATTTTATGTACATATGCCCTCCCGTAAGGAACGCATGAAACGGAAAATCAGAAGCTGGTTCGGAAAATAG
- a CDS encoding helix-turn-helix domain-containing protein: protein MRAVQDSMDVLNGKWKIAIISSICYYNKRRFSDILNDVEGISNKMLSKELKELEVNKLISRTILDTQPITVQYELTEHGLTLKTIINHLTSWGIAHRKKILEE, encoded by the coding sequence ATGCGAGCCGTTCAGGACTCCATGGATGTATTGAACGGAAAGTGGAAAATTGCCATTATCTCTTCCATTTGCTATTACAACAAGCGAAGATTTTCGGATATCCTCAACGATGTGGAAGGTATTTCAAACAAAATGCTGAGCAAGGAACTGAAAGAATTGGAGGTCAATAAACTCATTAGCAGAACCATCCTGGATACGCAGCCGATTACGGTTCAATATGAATTGACCGAACACGGTCTTACGTTAAAAACAATTATAAATCATCTGACCTCCTGGGGAATTGCTCACCGGAAAAAGATCCTGGAAGAATAG
- a CDS encoding SDR family oxidoreductase, which yields MNFTNKNVVITGGSTGIGLASAKAFINAGASVWITSRSADNLKKAAEEINSPKLHTVVSDTANLAGISALEKAVSESGQKIDVLFLNAGIALFAPIETASEADFDAQFNTNVKGPYFTLQKMIPFLAEGSAVLFTSSTVATATNIGTSGYSATKGALNKIAQIAANELAERKIRVNIVSPGPTETPGFDKATQGTSRDLFAGATAMQRMGRAEEIAKTVLFLASDDASFITGTELLVDGGYINYALK from the coding sequence ATGAACTTTACAAACAAAAACGTAGTTATTACCGGTGGAAGTACCGGGATCGGACTGGCAAGCGCAAAAGCATTCATCAACGCAGGAGCAAGTGTTTGGATCACCAGCCGGAGTGCTGACAACCTGAAAAAAGCAGCAGAAGAAATCAATAGCCCGAAATTGCATACGGTTGTATCTGATACCGCTAATCTGGCTGGTATTTCGGCTTTGGAAAAGGCTGTTTCGGAAAGCGGACAGAAAATAGATGTGCTTTTCCTGAATGCAGGAATTGCCCTGTTTGCACCCATTGAAACTGCCAGTGAAGCAGATTTTGATGCACAGTTCAATACCAATGTCAAAGGACCGTATTTCACGCTTCAAAAAATGATTCCGTTTCTAGCGGAAGGATCAGCCGTGCTGTTTACTTCTTCAACAGTTGCAACAGCAACCAATATCGGTACCAGCGGATATTCTGCTACCAAAGGAGCATTGAATAAAATTGCTCAAATTGCGGCGAACGAATTGGCAGAAAGAAAGATCCGTGTAAATATTGTAAGTCCGGGACCTACCGAAACTCCGGGCTTCGATAAAGCAACGCAGGGAACTTCCAGGGATTTGTTTGCAGGAGCTACAGCTATGCAGCGAATGGGTAGAGCAGAGGAGATCGCTAAAACCGTCTTATTCCTCGCTTCGGATGATGCAAGCTTTATCACAGGAACCGAACTGTTAGTGGATGGCGGATACATCAATTACGCGCTGAAATAA
- the bchE gene encoding magnesium-protoporphyrin IX monomethyl ester anaerobic oxidative cyclase: protein MKILIINPPHLSIGSRMANEHLPPLGLLSIGGPLLDAGHEVTLLDADYYNYKIQKVVALILEQNPDSILLGHSGSTSAQPIIDEITKRVRLQNGRVKIIIGGVFPTYHWKEILEDNPQIDYIVCGEGEEIVLNLVAALENDSDPETVKGLAFNRHGVPIKTAAADLIQNLDDYHIGWELMKGYNYTYWGKRKAVVIQFSRGCPYPCTYCGQSLFWKKWRHRSAQSLADEMEMLHKEYGVLVFNFADENPSSNPKAWREFLEALVAKNLKLILVGSIRADNIVRDAAFLHLYKQAGFERFLLGIENYDEVVLERIKKAGTVSKDKEAIQLLRKYNILSMATYVVGFGEEKTRDFYNSWKQLVSYDPDQIQLLYATPHKWTPYFEEVKEKEIILTDQRKWDYKHQVLKTQYLKPWKVILYVKLIEITVQLRPKALKRLFFHKEARLRSAMRWYTNIGRRVWFWELYQFFFVTKLLRHNEKVKMKDFWK from the coding sequence ATGAAAATTTTAATAATCAACCCGCCCCATTTATCCATAGGAAGCAGAATGGCTAACGAACATTTACCGCCATTGGGCCTGTTGTCCATCGGAGGGCCGTTACTAGATGCCGGGCACGAGGTCACGCTGCTGGATGCCGATTACTACAATTATAAAATCCAAAAAGTAGTTGCTTTGATCCTGGAACAAAACCCGGATTCAATCTTGCTGGGACATTCCGGTTCTACTTCGGCGCAGCCAATCATTGACGAGATTACCAAACGCGTCAGACTGCAAAACGGACGTGTCAAGATCATTATCGGAGGCGTTTTTCCTACCTATCACTGGAAAGAAATCCTGGAAGACAATCCGCAAATCGACTACATTGTTTGTGGAGAAGGCGAGGAGATTGTCTTAAACTTGGTGGCGGCTTTGGAAAACGATTCAGATCCGGAAACTGTGAAAGGATTAGCATTCAACCGACATGGTGTACCGATTAAAACTGCGGCAGCAGATCTCATACAAAACCTGGACGATTACCACATCGGTTGGGAATTGATGAAAGGCTACAATTACACCTATTGGGGAAAACGGAAAGCCGTCGTGATCCAATTTTCAAGAGGTTGTCCGTATCCGTGCACTTATTGCGGACAGAGCTTGTTCTGGAAGAAGTGGCGGCACCGGAGTGCACAATCTTTGGCAGATGAAATGGAAATGCTGCACAAAGAATACGGGGTACTGGTCTTTAATTTCGCAGATGAGAATCCTTCTTCCAACCCGAAAGCCTGGCGGGAATTCCTGGAAGCCCTGGTGGCAAAGAACCTGAAACTGATCCTGGTGGGTTCCATTCGTGCGGATAATATTGTCCGGGATGCCGCCTTTCTTCACTTATACAAACAAGCGGGGTTCGAGCGCTTCCTGCTGGGAATCGAAAATTACGATGAAGTAGTGCTTGAACGGATTAAAAAAGCGGGAACGGTTTCCAAAGACAAAGAAGCCATTCAACTGCTGCGAAAATACAACATCCTTTCCATGGCGACATACGTAGTTGGTTTCGGGGAAGAAAAAACGCGCGATTTTTACAACAGCTGGAAGCAATTGGTTTCGTATGATCCCGACCAGATACAATTACTCTATGCAACTCCGCACAAATGGACACCCTATTTTGAAGAAGTGAAAGAAAAGGAAATCATCCTGACCGATCAGCGAAAATGGGATTACAAGCACCAGGTACTCAAAACGCAATACCTGAAACCCTGGAAAGTGATTTTGTATGTGAAGCTCATCGAGATCACCGTTCAATTGCGGCCTAAAGCGTTGAAACGGCTGTTTTTTCACAAAGAAGCAAGGTTGCGGAGTGCCATGCGCTGGTACACCAATATCGGCAGACGCGTTTGGTTCTGGGAATTATACCAGTTCTTTTTCGTCACGAAATTGCTGCGTCACAACGAAAAGGTAAAAATGAAGGACTTTTGGAAGTGA